A stretch of Vannielia litorea DNA encodes these proteins:
- a CDS encoding Hint domain-containing protein, whose translation MAIGYRVNLGDGTLQTGDSIVGGMEAFSVDEVIGTGQWRWTGTYTGNGSTYTNITDSGTYYLATDGNVYFVPDNYFISSITSATATSAPTYTPPVAGPVDGTSGDDVIDGRFEDAQGDEISGNGNVINAGAGNDTIVAGAGNDTINGGSGADTIHAGSGNDTISGGDGNDIIHADNAPVSATNEALNWTDQVGSGTNLAAGFTQNTGTMNVSVRIDDDGGLNAAEVSNSTQYVNTGQGETFANNSSLFLGGDGASNTGFSNTGTVTIDFNAIAGSGMSNQVGNVRFRINDIDQGGWDDLITVVAYDAQGNKVPVTFRLDGDDSMYDADTINGAGSNSAADVGGSALITVTGPVAQIIIAYQNDGSSGQALWITDVEFTTIPDSAAGNDTVSGGAGNDQIFGYGGNDTLDGGTGNDIIDGGTGNDVITGGSGNDTMSGGAGDDGFILGNSFGTDTIVGGESGETAGDRIDASAVTQNLTVNLTSPESGTITGTGSNASFSEIERVTLGSGNDTVTGSSGNDYIATGAGADTVTMGAGNDTVLLGAGDGAVDTVVFGNGHGQDRIEGFEAPTANGDGTFAGRDQINVSGLNDAGGNPVSVHDVVVTNDGSGNAVLTFPNGESLTLVGVSPAVAAQPMWLIAAGIPGDGIVSGTAGNDVINGTYTGDPHGDMVDAGDAILPGETGNDDIIQAGAGNDTIYAGLGNDEVYGEAGDDTVMLENGFGNDIIVGGETGETTGDTLNASLVSGNQTVTFSGGESGTLTVGGNTATFSEIEAVVTGSGNDVVTGGAGNQTVYTGAGNDSIALGAGNDAIYAGTGDDTITLGEGFGVDTIVGGEGGETAGDLLDAGAMTSGVTVTYAGTESGTLAQGANAATFSEIERVVTGSGNDTVDATAATGGVNLATGAGNDTISLGTGDDVLDAGTGSDVVSVFDGFGNDTLLGGEGGETLIFGGLAVGDVLMADGLTSDVTLTFTGAEAGTIGDGTDTLSFGEFETVALGSGDDTVIGSAGSEVFDTGAGSDTVNAGAGNDTYGLGSTGDFATPDGDADTVVFADGDGQDTVYFFDAPTPIGDGTFTGIDQIDVSGMTDAGGDPVSVHDVVVSDDGSGNALLTFPNGESLLLMGIAPAEASDPMWLIAAGIPGDGIVSGTAGDDVIDASYAGDPHGDMVDAGDAILPGEGAQDDIIEAGAGNDTIYAGAGDDEIYGEDGDDRFMLEDGFGADAIIGGEGGETDGDTLDTTGVTSGVTVTFSGSEAGTVSDGTDTASFAEIENIVTGAGDDVIVGTAASSGFTADAGAGNDVLIGGAGADTLLGGADADTFYAGPGDHVQGGEAGFDADVLDLTGAGPTRVIYDSGNPESGTVQFLDGLGNVTGTMTFSEIETVNFIPCFTPGTMIATPEGPREVERLGPGDRVLTRDHGVKRLQWVGQRLLNTHHLRANPKLQPVRIKQGALGYGLPERDIMVSPQHKMLISDARAEMLFGEHEVLVSAIHLVGLPGIEQVEVEEVVYIHVMFDAHEIIMAEGAWTESYQPGAQVLGEMEDEQREEILEIFPELRRDANSVVTARMALKKREVTALFH comes from the coding sequence ATGGCGATTGGGTACAGGGTAAACCTTGGTGACGGGACGTTGCAGACCGGCGACAGCATTGTCGGCGGGATGGAGGCCTTCTCTGTCGACGAGGTCATCGGGACCGGGCAGTGGCGCTGGACCGGCACCTACACCGGAAACGGCTCAACCTACACCAACATCACCGACAGCGGCACCTACTACCTGGCCACCGACGGCAACGTCTATTTCGTGCCGGACAACTACTTCATCAGCTCGATCACCTCGGCGACCGCCACCAGCGCGCCCACCTATACGCCGCCCGTCGCCGGGCCGGTCGATGGCACCAGCGGCGACGATGTGATCGACGGCCGCTTCGAGGATGCGCAGGGCGACGAGATCAGCGGCAATGGCAACGTCATCAACGCTGGAGCGGGCAACGACACCATCGTGGCCGGGGCCGGCAACGACACGATCAACGGCGGCTCCGGTGCCGACACGATCCATGCCGGCAGCGGCAACGACACCATCTCGGGCGGTGACGGCAACGATATCATCCACGCCGACAACGCCCCGGTCTCCGCCACGAACGAGGCGCTGAACTGGACCGACCAGGTCGGCAGCGGCACAAATCTTGCCGCAGGCTTCACCCAGAACACCGGCACGATGAACGTGTCGGTGCGCATCGACGACGATGGCGGGCTGAACGCGGCCGAGGTGTCGAACAGCACGCAATACGTAAACACCGGCCAGGGCGAGACCTTTGCCAACAACTCCTCGCTCTTTCTGGGCGGCGACGGCGCATCCAACACCGGCTTCTCCAACACCGGCACGGTGACGATCGACTTCAACGCGATTGCCGGGTCGGGCATGTCGAACCAGGTGGGCAACGTCCGGTTCCGGATCAACGACATCGACCAGGGCGGGTGGGACGACCTGATCACCGTGGTTGCCTATGACGCGCAGGGCAACAAGGTGCCGGTCACCTTCCGGCTCGACGGCGACGACAGCATGTATGACGCCGACACGATCAACGGGGCCGGCAGCAACTCCGCCGCCGACGTGGGTGGCTCGGCGCTCATCACCGTGACCGGGCCGGTGGCGCAGATCATCATCGCCTATCAGAACGATGGCAGCTCGGGGCAGGCGCTCTGGATCACCGATGTCGAGTTCACCACCATCCCCGACAGTGCCGCGGGCAATGACACCGTGTCCGGCGGGGCCGGGAACGACCAGATCTTCGGCTACGGCGGCAACGACACGCTCGATGGCGGCACCGGCAACGACATCATCGACGGCGGCACCGGCAATGACGTGATCACCGGCGGCTCGGGCAACGACACGATGAGTGGCGGGGCGGGCGACGACGGTTTCATCCTCGGCAACAGCTTTGGCACCGATACCATCGTCGGTGGCGAGAGCGGCGAGACCGCAGGCGACAGAATCGACGCCAGCGCGGTGACCCAGAACCTCACCGTCAACCTGACCAGCCCGGAGAGCGGCACGATCACCGGCACCGGCAGCAATGCCAGCTTCAGCGAGATCGAGCGGGTCACGCTGGGCAGCGGCAATGACACGGTCACCGGCTCCTCGGGCAACGACTACATTGCCACCGGTGCGGGCGCCGATACCGTCACGATGGGCGCGGGCAACGATACCGTGCTCCTCGGCGCCGGCGATGGTGCGGTGGATACCGTGGTGTTCGGCAACGGCCACGGCCAGGACCGGATCGAGGGCTTCGAGGCGCCCACCGCCAATGGCGACGGCACCTTTGCCGGGCGCGACCAGATCAACGTGAGCGGGCTCAACGATGCCGGGGGCAACCCCGTTTCGGTGCATGATGTCGTCGTCACCAACGACGGTTCCGGCAACGCGGTGCTGACCTTCCCCAATGGCGAGAGCCTGACGCTGGTGGGCGTCAGCCCCGCCGTGGCCGCCCAGCCGATGTGGTTGATCGCCGCCGGAATCCCGGGGGACGGGATCGTCAGCGGCACCGCCGGGAACGACGTGATCAACGGCACCTACACGGGCGACCCCCACGGCGACATGGTGGACGCGGGCGACGCGATCCTGCCGGGCGAGACGGGCAATGACGACATCATCCAGGCCGGGGCCGGGAACGACACCATCTATGCCGGCCTCGGCAATGACGAGGTTTATGGCGAGGCCGGTGACGACACTGTCATGCTGGAGAACGGCTTCGGCAACGACATCATCGTGGGCGGCGAGACCGGGGAGACCACGGGCGACACGCTCAACGCCTCGCTCGTGAGCGGCAACCAGACGGTCACCTTCAGCGGTGGCGAATCCGGTACGCTGACGGTGGGCGGCAACACCGCGACCTTCAGCGAGATCGAGGCGGTGGTGACCGGCTCCGGCAATGACGTGGTCACGGGCGGCGCGGGCAACCAGACCGTCTATACCGGCGCGGGCAACGACAGCATCGCGCTCGGCGCGGGCAACGACGCGATCTATGCCGGCACCGGCGACGACACGATCACCCTGGGCGAAGGCTTTGGCGTGGACACGATCGTCGGCGGCGAGGGCGGCGAGACCGCGGGCGACCTGCTGGACGCGGGCGCCATGACCTCGGGCGTGACGGTCACCTATGCCGGCACCGAGAGCGGCACGCTTGCCCAGGGCGCCAATGCCGCGACCTTCTCGGAGATCGAGCGCGTGGTCACCGGCTCGGGCAATGACACCGTCGATGCCACGGCGGCAACCGGCGGGGTGAACCTCGCCACCGGCGCAGGCAATGACACGATCAGCCTCGGCACGGGCGACGATGTGCTGGATGCGGGCACCGGCAGCGATGTGGTTTCGGTGTTCGACGGGTTCGGAAATGACACGCTCCTGGGGGGCGAGGGCGGCGAAACGCTGATCTTCGGCGGCCTGGCCGTTGGCGACGTGCTCATGGCCGATGGCCTGACCAGCGACGTGACCCTCACCTTCACCGGCGCCGAAGCGGGCACCATCGGCGACGGCACCGACACGCTGAGCTTTGGCGAGTTCGAGACGGTGGCGCTCGGGTCGGGCGATGACACGGTCATCGGCAGCGCGGGCAGCGAGGTGTTCGACACCGGCGCGGGCTCCGACACGGTGAACGCGGGCGCCGGAAACGACACCTACGGGCTCGGCTCGACCGGCGACTTTGCCACGCCCGACGGCGATGCCGACACGGTCGTCTTTGCCGATGGCGACGGGCAGGACACCGTCTATTTCTTCGATGCGCCCACGCCCATCGGTGACGGCACCTTCACCGGCATTGACCAGATCGACGTGAGCGGCATGACCGACGCGGGTGGCGACCCGGTTTCGGTGCATGACGTGGTGGTGAGCGACGATGGTTCGGGCAATGCGCTGCTGACCTTCCCGAACGGCGAGTCGCTTCTGCTCATGGGCATTGCGCCCGCAGAGGCCTCGGACCCGATGTGGCTCATCGCGGCGGGTATTCCGGGCGATGGGATCGTCAGCGGAACCGCGGGCGATGACGTGATCGACGCGAGCTATGCCGGCGATCCCCATGGCGACATGGTGGACGCGGGCGATGCGATTCTGCCGGGCGAGGGCGCACAGGACGACATCATCGAGGCCGGCGCGGGCAACGACACGATCTATGCCGGGGCCGGGGACGACGAGATCTACGGCGAGGACGGCGACGACCGTTTCATGCTGGAAGATGGTTTTGGCGCCGATGCGATCATCGGCGGCGAGGGCGGCGAGACCGACGGCGACACGCTCGACACCACCGGCGTGACCTCGGGCGTGACGGTGACCTTCAGTGGTTCTGAGGCGGGCACGGTCAGCGATGGCACCGACACCGCCAGCTTTGCCGAGATCGAGAACATCGTGACCGGCGCGGGCGATGACGTGATCGTCGGCACCGCCGCGAGTTCGGGCTTTACCGCCGACGCGGGGGCCGGCAATGACGTGCTCATCGGCGGCGCGGGGGCCGACACCTTGCTGGGCGGCGCTGATGCCGACACCTTCTATGCCGGTCCGGGAGACCATGTGCAGGGCGGCGAGGCCGGATTTGACGCCGACGTGCTCGACCTGACCGGCGCGGGCCCGACCCGGGTGATCTACGACAGTGGCAACCCCGAGAGCGGCACGGTGCAGTTTCTCGATGGGTTGGGCAACGTCACGGGCACGATGACCTTCTCCGAGATCGAGACGGTCAACTTTATTCCCTGTTTCACGCCGGGCACGATGATCGCCACGCCCGAGGGGCCGCGTGAGGTGGAACGGCTGGGGCCGGGTGACCGGGTGCTGACCCGTGACCATGGCGTGAAGCGCCTGCAATGGGTCGGCCAACGCCTGCTGAACACCCATCACCTGCGGGCAAACCCGAAACTCCAGCCGGTGCGCATCAAGCAGGGCGCCCTTGGCTATGGCCTGCCGGAGCGCGACATCATGGTGAGCCCGCAGCACAAGATGCTGATCTCGGATGCCCGTGCGGAGATGCTTTTTGGCGAGCACGAGGTGCTGGTCTCGGCCATTCACCTCGTCGGGCTGCCGGGGATCGAGCAGGTGGAGGTGGAGGAGGTCGTCTACATTCACGTGATGTTCGACGCCCATGAGATCATCATGGCCGAGGGCGCATGGACCGAAAGCTACCAGCCGGGCGCGCAGGTTCTGGGCGAGATGGAGGATGAGCAGCGCGAGGAGATCCTGGAGATCTTCCCCGAGCTGCGCCGGGATGCCAACTCCGTCGTGACGGCGCGTATGGCCCTGAAGAAACGGGAAGTGACGGCGCTGTTTCACTGA
- a CDS encoding nucleotidyltransferase family protein has protein sequence MTLPILILAAGAASRMAPRDKLLEPIQGIPLLTRIADMACRVSDFVLVALPPDRPARRAAIDHTAARPLTVRGAAEGMNASLRAGLEALPQAPAFMLLLADLPELTEQDLRAVIASHATHPQALVWRGATEDGKPGHPVIFAAPLYEKIMQLQGDDGARAVVAAAGDRVHLTPLPGQHARLDLDTPEAWAAWRKATNTPS, from the coding sequence ATGACCCTGCCGATCCTCATTCTCGCCGCCGGGGCTGCCTCCCGCATGGCCCCGCGCGACAAGTTGCTGGAGCCGATCCAGGGCATTCCCCTGCTCACCCGCATCGCCGACATGGCCTGCCGGGTCAGTGACTTCGTGCTCGTCGCCCTGCCCCCCGACCGCCCCGCCCGCCGCGCCGCCATCGACCACACCGCCGCCCGCCCGCTCACCGTGCGGGGCGCCGCCGAGGGCATGAACGCCTCCCTCCGCGCGGGCCTCGAAGCCCTTCCGCAAGCGCCCGCCTTCATGCTGCTGCTCGCCGACCTGCCCGAGCTTACCGAACAGGACCTCCGCGCCGTGATCGCAAGCCACGCCACCCACCCGCAGGCTCTTGTCTGGCGCGGCGCCACCGAAGACGGCAAGCCCGGCCACCCGGTCATCTTCGCCGCGCCGCTTTATGAGAAAATCATGCAACTCCAAGGGGATGACGGCGCAAGAGCCGTCGTCGCCGCCGCCGGAGACCGCGTGCACCTCACGCCGCTCCCCGGCCAGCATGCGCGGCTCGACCTCGACACGCCCGAAGCCTGGGCCGCCTGGCGCAAGGCCACGAACACCCCGAGCTGA
- a CDS encoding GcvT family protein, whose product MKTTTRVCVIGGGVVGCSVLYHLTKLGWSDVLLLERSELTSGSTWHAAGGFHTMNSDTNMAALQGYTIGLYKELEEITGLSCGLHHVGGITLAETPERFDMLKAERAKHRYMGLDTRIVTPEEIGELAELVNLSGILGGLYDPLDGHLDPSGTTHAYARAAKLAGAEIETHCKVEDLKPRPDGSWDVVTNKGTVHAEHVVNAAGLWAREVGAMAGVYLPLLPMAHQYLVTDDIPEIYERATEFPHVLDCAGESYFRQEGRGLCIGFYEQPCEPWAEAGTPWDFGHELLPDNLDKVSDSIEMAYHRFPVLERAGVKRVIHGPFTFAPDGNPLVGPVPGLRNYWSACAVMAGFSQGGGVGLTLAQWMIEGEAERDVTGLDVGRYGKWITPGYTVPKVIEFYQKRFSVSYPNEERPAARPHRTTAMYDIFNDLGAVWGHQFGLEVPNYFARGDEPSYETPSFTRSNAFEATGREVRAVRESVGINEIQNFGKFRVTGPRARDWLDRIMAGRVPQEGKISLTPMLSPKGRIIGDFTISCMGQENFALTASYGAQAMHGRWFEHHAEEGVTVENVSDRLTGFQLAGPRSRDVLQACTSADVAALPFLGVAHMVVGQVACTVQRVSYTGDLGYEIYCDQMDQRHLWHVLWQAGQAHNITPFGMRAMMSLRLDRFFGSWLREFSPDYTPAETGLDRFISFKKNSDFIGRAHAEAERANPPARQLVAFLVDADTADVHGYEPVWINGEVVGFCTSGGYSHHARQSVALALIPREFAQEGQQAEIEILSQMRPARLTTTPLFDPEGKALRA is encoded by the coding sequence ATGAAAACCACCACCCGCGTCTGCGTCATCGGCGGTGGCGTCGTCGGCTGCTCGGTGCTCTACCACCTCACCAAGCTCGGCTGGTCCGACGTGCTCCTGCTCGAACGCTCCGAGCTCACCTCCGGCTCCACCTGGCACGCGGCGGGCGGGTTTCACACCATGAACTCCGATACCAACATGGCCGCGCTCCAGGGCTATACCATTGGTCTCTATAAGGAATTGGAAGAGATCACCGGCTTGTCCTGCGGCCTCCACCACGTCGGCGGCATCACCCTGGCCGAGACGCCGGAGCGCTTCGACATGCTGAAAGCGGAGCGCGCCAAGCACCGCTACATGGGCCTCGATACCCGCATCGTCACGCCCGAGGAGATCGGCGAACTGGCCGAGCTGGTCAACTTGAGCGGCATCCTCGGCGGCCTCTACGACCCGCTCGACGGCCACCTCGACCCCTCCGGCACCACCCACGCCTACGCCCGCGCCGCCAAGCTGGCCGGCGCCGAGATCGAGACTCACTGCAAGGTCGAAGACCTGAAGCCCCGCCCCGACGGCTCCTGGGACGTTGTGACCAACAAGGGCACCGTGCACGCCGAGCACGTCGTCAACGCCGCCGGCCTCTGGGCCCGCGAGGTCGGCGCCATGGCGGGCGTCTACCTGCCGCTGCTGCCGATGGCGCACCAGTACCTCGTCACCGACGACATCCCCGAGATCTACGAGCGCGCCACCGAGTTCCCCCACGTGCTTGATTGCGCGGGAGAATCCTACTTCCGCCAGGAGGGCCGCGGCCTCTGCATAGGCTTCTACGAGCAGCCCTGCGAGCCCTGGGCGGAGGCTGGAACGCCTTGGGATTTTGGCCACGAGCTGCTGCCCGACAACCTCGACAAGGTCTCCGACAGCATCGAGATGGCCTACCACCGCTTCCCCGTGCTGGAGCGCGCTGGCGTCAAGCGCGTCATCCACGGCCCCTTCACCTTCGCCCCCGACGGCAACCCCCTCGTCGGCCCCGTCCCCGGCCTGCGCAACTACTGGTCCGCCTGCGCCGTCATGGCGGGCTTCTCGCAAGGCGGCGGCGTCGGCCTGACGCTGGCGCAATGGATGATCGAGGGCGAGGCGGAGCGTGACGTCACCGGCCTCGACGTGGGCCGCTACGGCAAGTGGATCACCCCGGGCTACACCGTCCCCAAGGTCATTGAATTCTATCAGAAACGCTTCTCCGTCAGCTACCCCAACGAGGAGCGCCCCGCCGCCCGTCCGCACCGGACAACCGCGATGTATGACATTTTTAACGATCTTGGCGCAGTCTGGGGCCACCAGTTCGGGCTCGAGGTGCCCAACTACTTCGCGCGGGGAGACGAACCGAGCTACGAGACGCCCAGTTTCACCCGCTCCAACGCCTTCGAGGCCACCGGCCGCGAGGTCCGGGCCGTGCGCGAGAGCGTCGGCATCAACGAGATCCAGAACTTCGGCAAGTTCCGCGTCACCGGCCCCAGGGCCCGCGACTGGCTCGACCGCATCATGGCAGGCCGCGTCCCGCAGGAGGGCAAGATCAGCCTCACCCCAATGCTCTCGCCCAAGGGCCGCATCATCGGAGACTTCACCATCTCCTGCATGGGCCAGGAAAACTTCGCCCTTACAGCGAGTTACGGGGCGCAAGCGATGCACGGCCGCTGGTTCGAGCACCATGCTGAAGAAGGCGTTACCGTCGAGAACGTCTCCGACCGTCTCACCGGCTTCCAGCTCGCCGGCCCGCGCTCGCGCGACGTGCTGCAAGCCTGCACCTCCGCCGATGTCGCCGCGCTCCCCTTCCTGGGCGTCGCGCACATGGTGGTCGGACAGGTCGCCTGCACCGTCCAGCGGGTCAGCTACACCGGCGACCTCGGCTATGAGATCTACTGTGATCAGATGGACCAGCGCCACCTCTGGCACGTGCTGTGGCAAGCCGGACAGGCCCACAACATCACCCCCTTCGGCATGCGTGCCATGATGTCGCTGCGCCTCGACCGTTTCTTCGGCTCCTGGCTGCGCGAGTTCTCGCCCGACTACACGCCCGCCGAAACCGGGCTCGACCGTTTCATTTCCTTCAAGAAGAACAGCGACTTCATCGGTAGAGCTCATGCAGAGGCCGAGCGCGCCAACCCGCCCGCCCGGCAGCTCGTGGCCTTCCTCGTCGACGCCGACACCGCCGATGTGCACGGCTACGAGCCGGTCTGGATCAATGGCGAGGTCGTGGGCTTCTGCACCTCCGGCGGCTACTCGCACCACGCTCGCCAATCCGTCGCCCTGGCGCTCATCCCCCGCGAATTCGCCCAAGAGGGCCAGCAGGCCGAGATCGAGATCCTCTCCCAGATGCGCCCCGCGCGCCTCACCACCACCCCGCTCTTCGACCCCGAGGGCAAAGCCCTGCGTGCTTGA
- a CDS encoding branched-chain amino acid ABC transporter permease codes for MKLHPALLFLFVAVLYIGTGFVQSWNTTLTILNMGLVSAIMALGLNMQWGFAGLFNVGVMGFVALGGLASVLIAMPPVPEAWAAGGARLWAGLVLGAASVAAGIVTFNRLPPGRTRLLATAAVVIVGFVLYRLVFDPARDAVEAVNPASTGYLGGLGLPVILAWPAGGLLAAGAAWIVGKTALGLRSDYLAIATLGIAEIIIAVMKNEDWLARGVKNVNGIPRPVPYEIDLQHSESFRGWASSFKLPPETASTLYVKLLYGCLFAAILVLIIVALQLALKSPWGRMMRAIRDNETAARAMGKDVTRRHLQVFILGSAICGMAGAMMTTLDGLLTPGTYQPLRFTFLIWVMVIVGGSGNNLGALLGGLLVWWLWIQVEPLGRAMMEFVTLPMADGSWLKAHLLDSAQHMRLLTMGVVLLLVLRFSPRGLIPER; via the coding sequence ATGAAGCTCCACCCCGCCCTGCTCTTTCTCTTCGTTGCCGTGCTCTACATCGGCACCGGCTTCGTCCAGAGCTGGAACACCACGCTGACCATCCTCAACATGGGGCTGGTTTCGGCCATCATGGCCCTGGGGCTGAACATGCAATGGGGGTTCGCCGGCCTCTTCAACGTGGGCGTCATGGGCTTCGTGGCCCTGGGGGGCCTCGCCTCCGTGCTCATCGCCATGCCGCCGGTGCCCGAGGCCTGGGCCGCAGGAGGCGCGCGGCTCTGGGCTGGCCTGGTGCTCGGTGCGGCCTCCGTGGCGGCCGGCATCGTCACCTTCAACCGGCTGCCGCCGGGGCGTACGCGCCTGCTGGCCACCGCCGCCGTGGTGATCGTCGGCTTCGTGCTCTACCGCCTCGTGTTCGACCCCGCCCGCGATGCCGTCGAAGCGGTCAACCCCGCCTCCACCGGCTACCTCGGCGGCCTCGGGCTGCCCGTGATCCTCGCCTGGCCCGCAGGCGGGTTGCTCGCCGCCGGCGCCGCCTGGATCGTCGGCAAGACAGCACTGGGCCTGCGGTCGGACTACCTCGCCATCGCCACCCTCGGCATCGCCGAGATCATCATCGCCGTGATGAAGAACGAGGACTGGCTCGCCCGCGGCGTGAAAAACGTCAACGGCATCCCGCGCCCGGTGCCCTACGAGATCGACCTCCAGCACTCTGAATCCTTCCGCGGCTGGGCCTCGTCGTTCAAGCTCCCGCCCGAGACCGCCTCCACCCTCTACGTCAAGCTGCTCTACGGTTGCCTCTTCGCCGCGATCCTCGTGCTCATCATTGTCGCCCTGCAACTCGCGCTCAAATCGCCTTGGGGCCGGATGATGCGCGCCATCCGCGACAACGAGACCGCCGCCCGTGCCATGGGCAAGGATGTCACCCGTCGCCATCTCCAGGTCTTCATCCTCGGCTCCGCCATCTGCGGCATGGCCGGCGCCATGATGACCACGCTCGACGGCCTGCTGACGCCCGGCACCTACCAGCCGCTGCGCTTCACCTTCCTGATCTGGGTCATGGTCATCGTCGGCGGCTCCGGCAACAACCTGGGCGCTCTGCTCGGCGGGCTGCTGGTCTGGTGGCTCTGGATCCAGGTCGAGCCGCTGGGGCGGGCGATGATGGAGTTCGTCACCCTGCCCATGGCCGACGGATCCTGGCTCAAGGCCCACCTTCTCGACAGCGCCCAGCACATGCGGCTTCTGACGATGGGCGTGGTCCTGCTCCTCGTCCTGCGCTTCTCTCCGCGCGGCCTGATCCCCGAACGGTAA
- a CDS encoding branched-chain amino acid ABC transporter permease, translating to MDLLNAVVALLNFVIIPAATYGSQLALGALGVTLIYGILRFSNFAHGDTMAFGTTITILLTWGLQALGIGLGPLPTALLALPLGICATALLVLGTDRAVYRFYRRQKAAPVILVIVSIGVMFILNGITRFIIGVDDQNFADGARFVISAGNFKRMTGLDEGLALRSTQLLTMVVAAVCVVLLFWFLGRTRTGKSMRAFSDNEDLALLSGINPERVVAVTWLIVAALATIAGVLYGLDKSFKPFVYFQLLLPIFAAAIVGGLGSPLGAIAGGFVIAFSEVTVTYAFKKVATYVLPDALAPTGLLQLLTTEYKFAVSFAILVIVLLIKPTGLFKGKSV from the coding sequence ATGGACCTGCTCAACGCCGTCGTGGCGCTCCTCAACTTCGTCATCATCCCGGCCGCGACCTACGGCTCGCAGCTGGCCCTCGGCGCGCTCGGGGTCACGCTGATCTACGGCATCCTGCGGTTTTCCAACTTCGCCCACGGCGACACCATGGCCTTCGGCACCACCATCACCATCCTGCTGACCTGGGGCCTTCAGGCGCTCGGCATCGGCCTCGGGCCGCTGCCCACCGCGCTGCTCGCCCTGCCCCTCGGCATCTGCGCCACCGCGCTCCTGGTGCTCGGCACCGACCGCGCGGTCTATCGTTTCTACCGCCGGCAAAAGGCCGCGCCGGTGATCCTCGTGATCGTCTCCATCGGCGTCATGTTCATCCTCAACGGTATCACCCGCTTCATCATCGGCGTCGACGACCAGAACTTCGCCGACGGCGCCCGCTTTGTCATTTCCGCCGGCAATTTCAAACGGATGACCGGGCTGGACGAAGGCCTCGCCCTGCGCTCCACCCAACTGCTGACGATGGTGGTGGCCGCCGTCTGCGTCGTGCTGCTGTTCTGGTTCCTCGGCCGCACCCGGACCGGCAAGTCGATGCGCGCCTTCTCCGACAACGAGGATCTCGCGCTGCTCTCGGGCATCAACCCCGAACGGGTCGTCGCCGTCACCTGGCTCATCGTCGCCGCGCTGGCCACCATCGCGGGCGTGCTCTACGGGCTCGACAAGTCGTTCAAGCCCTTCGTCTACTTCCAGCTGCTGCTGCCGATCTTCGCCGCCGCCATCGTCGGCGGCCTCGGCTCCCCGCTGGGCGCCATCGCCGGCGGCTTCGTCATCGCTTTTTCCGAGGTCACCGTCACCTACGCCTTCAAGAAGGTCGCCACCTACGTCCTGCCCGACGCGCTGGCCCCCACGGGCCTGCTGCAGCTGCTGACCACCGAGTACAAGTTCGCCGTGAGCTTCGCGATCCTGGTCATCGTGCTCCTCATCAAGCCCACCGGCCTCTTCAAGGGCAAATCCGTATGA
- a CDS encoding ABC transporter ATP-binding protein, with protein sequence MSDTYSGRGNADRSITNPRPASTLTPAPGSGEAAMTGSAFLIGDSMTGGYGTGPDILHDCTIAVEPGEIAVIVGPNGAGKSTAMKAVFGMLNLRKGSVRLAGKDITDLSPQDRVRAGMGFVPQTNNIFTSMTVEENLEMGAFIREDDISGTMAQVYDLFPILKEKRRQPAGELSGGQRQQVAVGRALMTQPKVLMLDEPTAGVSPIVMDELFDRIIEVARTGLPVLMVEQNARQALEIADKGYVLVQGSNAHTGTGQDLLNDPEVRQSFLGG encoded by the coding sequence ATGTCCGACACCTACTCCGGCCGCGGCAACGCCGACCGCTCCATCACCAATCCCCGCCCCGCCTCCACCCTCACCCCCGCGCCCGGCAGCGGCGAGGCGGCGATGACCGGCAGCGCCTTTCTCATCGGCGACAGCATGACTGGCGGCTACGGCACCGGCCCCGACATCCTGCACGACTGCACCATCGCCGTTGAGCCCGGCGAGATCGCGGTCATCGTCGGCCCCAACGGCGCGGGCAAGTCCACCGCCATGAAGGCCGTCTTCGGCATGCTGAACCTGCGCAAGGGCTCCGTGCGGCTCGCGGGCAAGGACATCACCGACCTCAGCCCGCAGGACCGGGTGCGCGCGGGCATGGGCTTCGTGCCCCAGACCAACAACATCTTCACCTCCATGACCGTGGAGGAAAATCTCGAGATGGGTGCCTTCATCCGCGAAGATGACATCTCGGGCACCATGGCGCAGGTCTACGACCTCTTCCCGATCCTGAAGGAAAAGCGCCGCCAGCCCGCGGGCGAGCTTTCCGGCGGCCAGCGCCAGCAGGTCGCCGTCGGCCGGGCGCTGATGACCCAGCCCAAGGTTCTCATGCTCGACGAACCCACCGCCGGCGTCTCGCCCATCGTGATGGACGAGCTCTTCGACCGCATCATCGAGGTCGCCCGCACCGGCCTGCCCGTGCTGATGGTCGAGCAGAACGCCCGCCAGGCGCTCGAGATCGCCGACAAGGGCTACGTTCTGGTTCAGGGCAGCAACGCCCACACCGGCACCGGGCAGGATCTGCTGAACGATCCAGAGGTCCGCCAGAGCTTTCTGGGAGGATGA